In a single window of the Carassius gibelio isolate Cgi1373 ecotype wild population from Czech Republic chromosome A12, carGib1.2-hapl.c, whole genome shotgun sequence genome:
- the ush1gb gene encoding pre-mRNA splicing regulator USH1G: MNDKYHRAARDGHLHLLKEATRRDLNAPDEDGMTPTLWAAHHGNLDALRLLVARGGDPDKCDIWGNTPLHLAAANGHLNCLSFLVSFGANVWCLDNDYHTPLDMAASRSHMDCVRYLDTIAAKQITINPKVVSKLKDRAFRNAEKRIKNCEKLQRRHHERMEKHFLRESAAMDTSDTMSYSSFSSTLSRRIPQFNTIDSNMTYSQATLQSTTRGRTKIQRRLEKKKQGDGTFKISEDGRKSVRSLSGLQLGNDVMFLKQGTYVDRRQQSSPRLNIRNMFSGKQDIRPDDDDEVDTVSRALSDPGLYDAAYSEISTDSGRDSLFNRPGLGTMVFRRNYVTDGLFQMGRNEGSVVGSEPVGRAPNVRLRGRLPLRSPSLDEVSLGSSLSLQEKNLQDLPWEEGDLGLEEEDDELQSSSGPLEVFLASQGLSDFLSIFHREQMDLEALLLCSEQDLISIHIPLGPRKKLIDACSRHNNALDDADGMKDTML, encoded by the exons ATGAACGACAAATACCACCGGGCGGCTCGAGACGGTCACCTGCACCTGCTGAAAGAGGCGACGCGCAGAGATCTGAACGCGCCGGATGAGGATGGCATGACGCCGACGCTCTGGGCCGCGCACCACGGCAACCTGGACGCGCTCAGACTGCTGGTGGCGCGAGG AGGAGATCCAGATAAATGTGATATTTGGGGAAACACTCCTCTTCACCTGGCAGCAGCTAATGGCCATCTCAACTGTCTGTCCTTTTTGGTGTCATTTGGTGCCAATGTGTGGTGCTTGGACAATGACTACCACACGCCACTGGACATGGCGGCCTCTAGGAGCCACATGGACTGTGTGCGATATCTGGACACTATCGCCGCCAAACAGATCACCATCAACCCCAAAGTGGTGAGCAAATTAAAGGATCGTGCTTTCCGTAATGCAGAGAAACGCATTAAGAACTGTGAAAAGCTCCAGCGTAGGCATCACGAACGCATGGAGAAGCATTTCTTGAGAGAGAGTGCTGCAATGGACACGTCAGATACGATGAGTTACAGCAGTTTCAGCAGCACCCTGAGCCGAAGGATCCCTCAGTTCAACACCATCGACTCCAACATGACATACTCACAG GCAACTCTTCAGTCCACAACAAGAGGCCGGACCAAGATTCAGCGGCGACTTGAGAAAAAGAAGCAAGGTGATGGAACGTTCAAGATATCTGAAGATGGGCGAAAGAGTGTTCGCTCGCTCTCTGGTCTTCAGTTGGGCAATGACGTCATGTTCTTGAAGCAGGGAACGTACGTCGACCGACGCCAGCAGTCCAGCCCTCGGCTCAACATCCGTAACATGTTTTCTGGTAAACAGGACATCAgacctgatgatgatgatgaggtagACACTGTTTCCCGGGCTCTCAGTGATCCAGGACTGTATGATGCTGCATACTCCGAAATAAGTACAGACTCTGGTCGGGACTCTTTGTTCAACCGCCCAGGACTCGGTACCATGGTATTCCGTCGGAATTATGTAACAGATGGGTTGTTCCAAATGGGACGGAATGAGGGCAGTGTGGTGGGGAGTGAACCAGTGGGACGAGCCCCGAATGTCCGCTTACGGGGGAGATTGCCGCTGCGATCACCCAGTCTTGACGAGGTCAGCTTAGGCAGCTCATTGAGTCTTCAAGAGAAGAACTTGCAG GATTTGCCATGGGAGGAAGGAGACCTGGGTTTGGAGGAGGAGGATGACGAGCTTCAGTCATCGTCGGGTCCTTTAGAAGTATTCCTGGCATCTCAGGGACTGAGTGACTTCCTTTCAATTTTCCATAGAGAGCAGATGGACCTGGAGGCGTTGCTGTTGTGTTCTGAGCAAGACCTCATTAGCATCCATATCCCACTCGGACCTCGCAAAAAACTAATTGATGCATGCAGTAGACATAACAATGCTCTGGACGATGCTGATGGCATGAAGGACACAATGTTGTAG